The genomic window AAAATCGGTTCCCTTTAAATGTAATTTTATCGTATTCAGCTTCGTCCAGTCTTTATTGAAAATGGACAATGCATTGCTCTGAAATTCGTCTAATCTTTTAAAAAAAGAAGCATTAGGAAATTTAAGCTGTAAATCTCCCAATGCTTTATTTTTATCGTTTTCAAAAGCCAGATAGCAGATCCCCTTTTCTGTGGAAGCTGCAATTACATTTCCAAAAGGACTTTCGGAGAAACTGTAATTGATATGGAGGCTTTTTCCTCCGTTTTTATATTCTGCCGGAGACATTCCTTCAATGTTCACAAACAGATCATGCAATCTGCTGGTACTCGAAAACCCTGTCTCGTAAGCCGTATCAAATAAACTTGCTTTTTCTTCCTTCAACAAATTTTTAGCATGTTCAAGACTGATGAACTGCAAAAACTTTTTCGGGCTTGTTCCTGCCCAATCAGAAAACATTTTCTGAAAATGAGCCGGACTTAAGTGAATTTTCTCCGCCACTTCCTCCAAACTTGGCTGAAGCTTAAAATTGCTCCGGATATAATCTATCGCCTTAGCAATTCTTTCGTAATCTATATGATTTTGTGTGGACATAACATTTATTTTACCTCACAAATTTCTAAAGAATTATTCGCAGAAAAAATCCGAATCTTGCGAAGTTTTAGTCTTGATTAATATGATAATACGCCAACATTTTGTAGTATAACTTCGCTGCTAAGAATGCACTTGGTTTTGCATATGCAGAATCCATCAATTCAACAATATCAAACGCTACAACGTTACATTTTTCAAATACCTTTCTTAGTAATTCTAATGTCGGATACCATTGTAAACCGCCCGGTTCAGGAGTTCCTGTTGACGGAGCAATGGCGGGGTCGAAAGCATCAAGATCAATCGTGATATACACGTTTCCTGAAACTTTTTCCAACACATCATTTACCCAATTCTCATTGTTTGCAATTTCGTGAGCAAAGAATACTCTTCCTTCCGGTAAATATTCAGCCTCTTCGATATCCATAGAACGGATTCCCACCTGCACCAGATTGTGTTTCTGATTCGCTTCAAAAACTGCACAAGCGTGATTAGAAGTAGAACCATGGAACTCAGGACGTAAGTCTGTATGAGCATCTAATTGAAGAACCGTTAAATTCTCAAATTTCTCACCTACCGCACGAATTGAACCGATAGAAACAGAATGCTCTCCACCGAAAAGGGTAAATAATTTCCCGTCATGGTTCAAAAGCTCTTTTGTTTTTTGGTATACTGCTTCAGTCATTGCTTCAGGCGAAGAATTTTCAGAAACTTCTCCGGCAAGATAAACTCCTTCTAAATAAGGTTCTGTCTGAGTTTCGATGTCATAAAGCTCCATGTTTTCAGAAGCGTCTAAGAACAATTCAGGACCTTTATCAGCTCCTTTTCCCCAAGTTGAAGTTCCGTCGTAAGGAACCGTTACCAACATTACTTTCGAGTTTTCTAATGATGCATTTTCTTCAGGAATTCCTGCGTATGTTTTCATGCTTTTATTTAAAAATTAAATGATTTCGGCAAAGATACAAAGAAGTTGGGAAAAAGTTGATGGGAGATAGAAGCTCGAAGCTGGAAGTTTTTACAAGAATAAAAAACTGAAGGATATAATTTAGACATCCATCATCCATCATCAAGCCTCTAACTTCCAATCTTTACCTTCCGTCCAAATTTCTTACCTTTGTAAAAAATTCAAATATGCCTTTAAAAGCTGTTCTTTTCGATATGGATGGAGTGATTGTAGATACAGAACCATTGCACAGAAAAGCTTATTTTAAAACCTTTGACGAGTTGGAAATTGCCGTTTCCGAAGATTTATATACTTCTTTTACAGGCGCTTCTACAAAGAGAGTTTGTGAAACCTTAATTCATCAATTCGATTTAGACCAGACTCATGAAACCATTGCCACCATCAAAAGAACTCATTTTAAAGATTATTTTTACAACGATGACGAATTTGATCTGATTCCGGGAGTGAGAGAATTGATTCAGCATTATCATGAAAACGGCATTACATTAATTTTAGCTTCTTCTGCAACCATGACGACCATCAATATGGTTTTTGAGAAATTCGGACTGGAAAAATATTTCAGCGGAAAGATAAGCGGTGCCGATTTAAAGGAATCCAAACCTCATCCTGAAGTGTTTTTGTTAGCTGCAGAAATGTCCGGAGAGCCTGTTGAAAACTGTATGGTAATTGAAGATTCTACCAATGGAATTCTGGCAGCCCACCGAGCGAAAATTTTCTGTGCTGCGTATAGAAGTCCGCATTCTAAAAATCAGGATTACACATTGGCAGATACGGTGATTTCAGATTATGAAGATCTCCAGTTAGATAAGATTTCAAAATATTTTTAAATAGAAAAAGCTCTCAAAATCTGAGAGCTTTTGTTTTTTATAAATTATGGCTAAATTTCTATTGATAAAAATAGAGCCTGTTTGTATTGACGAGATTGCTTCGTCGCTTCGCTCCTCGCAATGACAAGTGGTATTAATATCCAAGAAGTTTCAATACATCTTCAGGTTCCTGTTTTTCACGGAAAATCTCGTATTGTAATTCTCCGTTTTCATCTTTCTGAATCAAAACGTGTCTCGGCTGAGGCATTAAACAATGGTGAACCCCACCATAACCTCCGATTGTTTCCTGATACGCTCCCGTGTGGAAGAAACCGATATACAAAGGTTTTGTATCACTGAAAACCGGTAGATAAATGGCATTCGTATGTTGTTCAGAGTTATAATAATCATCGGAATCACAAGTTAATCCACCTAAGAAAACTCTTTCATACGTATCTTCCCATCTGTTCAGCGGAAGCATGATAAAGTGTCTTGAAATCGCCCAGGTATCCGGAAGTGTCGTCATGAAAGAAGAATCGATCATATTCCATTTTTCTCTGTCGTTCTGACGTTTCTGAGAAATAATTTTATAAATATTAGCGCCGCTTTCCCCAACGGTAAAGCTTCCGAATTCAGTATAGATATTCGGTTCCTCCACTCCTTCTTCTTCACAGAATTTTTTGATTTGAGAAACAATTTCCTCCACCATATATTGATAATCGTAATCAAACTGCAATGAAGTCTTGATTGGAAAACCTCCGCCAATGTTCAATGAATTGACTTCAGGAGCAATTTTCTTCAAACGTGCATATACACGAAGACATTTATACAATTCATTCCAATAATAGGCGGTGTCTTTAATCCCCGTGTTAATGAAGAAGTGAAGCATTTTCAGTCTTGCATTCGGGTGTTCTGCAATTTTTTGGCTGTAGTAAGGAATAATATCTTTATATCCGATTCCTAATCTCGAGGTATAAAATTCAAATTTCGGCTCTTCTTCAGAAGCAATTCTGATTCCGATGTCGAACGTTGTATCAATACTTTCCGTTAATTTATCCAGTTCACGGTAATTATCCAAAATCGGAGTGATGTTTTCAAAACCACTGTTGATCATATCTGAAATTTTTGCCAGATAATCATCCGTTTTAAAACCGTTACAGATTACTTCGATATCTTTCGTTACTTTCCCTTCTTTGTAAAGAGATTTTACGATATCCATGTCGTATGCAGAAGAAGTTTCTATAGAAATATCATTTTTCAAAGCTTCTTCCAGTACAAATTTGAAATGACTAGATTTTGTACAGTAACAATATCTGTAATTCTTCTTATATTCGGTTTTCTCAAAGGCTTCCCTAAACCAGCTCTTGGCTTTTTGGATATTTTGAGAAATTCTCGGCAGGTAGCTAATCTTTAGCGGAGTGCCAAATTTTTCAACAACATCCATCAACGGAATGTCGTGAAACAACAAATTGTTCTCAGAAACATTGAATTCCTCGGTAGGAAAATACAACGTCTGATCAATAAGTTCCGAGTATTTTATTTTCATTTCTAAACAAGTGAATTAAGAAATGCAAAATTGCTAAAAAAGTTTGATTTTTTAACGTTAAATTTATTATAATTTTTATGGGGTTTTATGGTAAAAAGACCACCCTGGTTATCAATATGTAAACTTCTGAATATATTCCTGTCTTTTATTCTCTGAAATTCCCAAAACCTGTTGAATATAAGCATCCGCTGAACCGTATTTTATATTGATTTCGTTAAAAGCAGCATCCAGATACTCTTTTTCAACCCAACTTAATTTTTCCAAAACCTTGATATCCATTTTTGGGTATAAAAAATGTAGATTATTCGCTAAACCAAGTCTTTTCTGAACTAATTTATCTCTGTAATGATTCGATAAAAGATAATCGTTGTAAATGGTTTTTTTATCAAATTTTAAAATCGTCAGAATCAAAGCCGTAATAATTCCTGTTCTGTCTTTTCCCGCCGTACAATGGTATAAAATCGGATGATCCGAATCCAGAATTTCGGTAATAATCTTCTTGATTGTTTCAGGGTTTTCCGCTACGTAATCCTTATAGAAATCAAGCATTCTTTTATCAGCATCGGAACCATTCACTTTTCCTTTTAGTACCAACTTTTTAGCTTGATCCAACTGATCTCCCTCATCTTCAAAGGCAGAGTAATTTTTATATATAATTCCGTTTGGAAGATGATCAGGTTTTTGAGCAATTTCCTTTGAATTTCTAAGATCAATAATTTTTTTGATTCCTAAGCTTTCCAGCTTATCAAAAGACTTTTTCTTCAGTTGATGCAGATGTCCGCTTCTGTAAATTTTACCTTCTTTTAAAGTTCTTCCCTCTGCATTTTTAATATGATCAACGACTCTGAAATTATGAACTTTTTTAATTGCAATATCTTTTTGTGCAGTCTCTTTTCCATATTCGGGTACGGAAAAGTTCTGTGCTTTGCACGATAAAACACAGACTGAGACGATCAATACAAATGATATTTTAATGATTGATTTCAAAAGATCACAAATAATTTTTTCCGATAAAAATCAACAAATCCCCTTTTTCATATTCAATAGAAACTTCATCTTCAACAGCGAAATTTCTGGTTCCTATTCTTGAAGTAATGTTTAAGCTTCCGCTTGTCAGAGGCCAATTCAAACCTTTTGTCGTAATATTTTCAGCTAGAGGGAAGGGATATAAAGAAATCATTTTATTTTTCACTTCTTTCACGCTAAAGCTTTTGGGTACAAAATAATATTCGGAAAACTCATCGTAAAATTTTATGTTTAATTGATCCTTAAATCCAAAAGCTACTGTAAGATTTCCTAAAAAATGATCCTGCTCTCCCCCGCTTCCTCCTAAAACATCAACATTTTTAAATCCTTTTTCTAAAATAATTTCCAATGCTTTATGAAAATCGGTTTTTTCCTGATCCGGAGTATAAATGAATTTATCTTCATAAATATTTTCATCAGAACCCGAATGCGAATCAAAATCACCGGAAATAAAGTTTAACTTATTGATTGGAAACCCCAAAGCTTTCAGATAATGAAAAGCACCGTCTGTACAGGCAATTAAACCATATTCATCAGGATTGGGAAAAGATTTCGGAGCATCTCCGTTGATGAAAAGTAATGCTTTATCTTTCATTCGGATTCCAGTATTCTTCCGGTTCGTTGTTGATTTTTGAAATATATCTTGCCAATACAAAAAGATAGTCTGAAAGTCTGTTCAGGTATTTAATCAATTCAGGACGAACTTCCTCCGATTCATTTAAGAAAACCAAAGAACGTTCTGCTCTTCTGCAGATCGTACGTGCAGCATGTAAAAAGGTTGCAGCCTTTCCGCCACCTGGAAGAATAAAATACTGAAGCGGTTCTAGTTTCTCATCAAAAGCATCCATCCAGTTTTCCAGTTCTTCAATCTCAGTTTCAGAAATGATGATTGGTAAACGTGATTTTCCGTTCGCTAACATCAATTTATCTACCGGTGTTGCTGCTTCAGAACCTACTGTAAATAAGTCGAACTGGATTTTTTTTAATTGTCTCAACACTTCCTGATCTTCAATATGACTTTTTGCAATTCCGATGAATGAATTTAATTCGTCAATATTTCCGTAGCTGTCAACTCTTGCGCTTGCTTTTGAAACTCTTGTTCCGCCATATAGCGCAGTCTGACCTTTATCTCCTGTTTTTGTATAAATTTTCATAGTACTAAAATACTTTATTTTGCACAATGTAAAAAGTAAAATGCATAAATGTCCTGTAAACTGCGGTAAAACAAAAATGACCGGTTAAAACCGGCCACCTTCTCAAATTATTTATTTACCTCTACATATTGTAATACGGTCTGGTTCTTAGGATTGTAGATAATGGTACTACTGTTTGGGAAACGTTTCAGTCTGTAGTATTCGATACTTGTATCATTTTTAATATCGTCCAAAAAGCCGGAATCAATTGTATTTTCAGGAAGAAATTTTTCTACCAGACTGATTTTATCCAGGATATTTTGTCCGTCAATTTTTCTGGCAGTTTTATCCGATCTGTTTTCATCAGTAGTCGGCTGACTTTCTAAAAAAGGAAGTAAAGCCGCTTTATCAGCTTTATACTTAAAAATAAAACCTTCCGAACCGTTCGGAAATTTGAATTTCTTTCCTTTTTCTTCAGAAACTATTGGTTTATCTGAACCCGGAAAAACCTGACTGAACTGAACATCTTCGGAATTGGTAAGGGAATTTATAGATTCGTTCACCGTCTTTTTCACTGTTTCTTCAACTGCTTCCTGGGCTTTTTGCTGAACAGTTTCGGTAGTTTTCTGAACGGTCTGATCGATTTTTTCTTCAATTTTATTGCATGATACTAATAAAAATGCAGTAATAAACGGCAAAATAAGCTTCTTCATATTTTTAAATTTCGAGACAATTTACAACTTTATTCATTCATTGCCATAATGAAACGCAAAAGTATACTTACATATTTCACTGAAAAATAAAAATATTTTCCATCTCCAAAATCCTACTGACAAACTGTTGTCACAACCCTGATTTACCTTTGTATCAACAAAAACAAATAATATTAAAATTATGACAACTACAGCAACTATCACAAAACAATTTATGACAACTGAGCAATTACTGGAGCATTGGCAAGGACACAGAAACCTTACAAGAAGAGTAATCGAGGCTTTTCCTGAAAAGGAATTATTTGAATTTTCCGTTGGAGGAATGAGACCGTTTGCAAAACTGGCAGTAGAGCTTATCAGCATTGGCGGACCGGCTTTGAAAGGAATTGTAGACAAAAATATGGAAGCCTACAACGAAGAAGGATTTGCTCCAAAAACAAAAGAAGATATTCTGAAAAAATGGGATGAAGAAACGGAAGTTATCAATCATTATTTTACTCAGATTTCAGAAGAGCGTTTTCAGGAGACTTTTAATTTATTCGGACAATATGAGTTCCCCGTGTATCAGAATATTTTATACTTCGTGGATAATGAAATCCATCACCGCGGACAAGGATATGTTTATTTAAGAGCTTTAGGAATTGAGCCGCCTTTTTTTTGGGAGAGATTTTAGGATCTTTAATGCCTTTATGGAGACTAAAATCTTTGATTAAACATAATTTGAAAAATCAATCATAATCAATTAAAGGGGCAAATTGCAAATACATTCAAACCTACCACAATTTGAATTTTGTTCCTCATTTTACTTTTGATTTTCTATCCTTTTTAACTCAATAAATCATTTCACATTTAATTAATTTTGCTGAAAAACCTCAACAGAAATTGTTGAGGTTTTATTGATGTTTGCCGGAGATTTTGATCAACAAGTCTTTTAATTTGTCTTTCAGGTCTTCCGGTTCCAGAATCGTCGCATAATCAGCAAATGTAATCAGCCAACGGGGAAATCCGTCCTTTATCCATTCTGTTTCAAAGGTGAGCTCTACTCCGTTTTCCGTATCGACTTCTTCGACTAATCCGTAATATTTTTTTGAATTGACGAGATGACCCATTATTTTTTTCTCCACTAAAAGTCTTACAGTGGTTTTATTTCCATTACTGCTTTTTCTGTACTCATTGATTTGCCCGTATTCCTGTAAAAACGGATTTTGCGTTTTGGAAATCTGTAAAATCCTGTCAACACGAAATTGTCTGAAATCATTTCTCAAGGTACAGAAAGCCATGATGTACCAGTAATTGAACTCAAAGAAAACACCGACCGCCTCGATCGTTCTCGTAGAAACCTTATCATCAACAGTCTTATATTCTATCGTCAGCTGACGTTTTTCAGCAATACTCTCTAAAATAGTGGGGATAACATCTTTTATCGTGTCTTCGGTTTTGGCATGATACTGAAAAATATCTATCTGCTTTTCGATATTCTGGATTAAATTTCGGTCAGAATATTTCAACACTGAACGTACTTTTTCCATCGCTGTCTGATAATGACTCCCTAAACTTTGGTGGGAAAATTTCTGCATCAGTTTCTCAGCGGTAATGAAACTCAGCACTTCTTCCTTTGTAAACATCACAGGTGGAAGTTTGTAACCGTCCATCAAAGAATAACCGCTTCCGGCTTCTCCAACAATAGGAATTCCTGCATTTTCCAATGTCTTAACATCACGATAAATCGTACGAACACTCACATCAAATTTTTCTGCAAGATCTTGCGCTCTTACAATAGATTTTGATTGTAATTGTGTGAGAATGGCAGTAACCCGGTCGAGTTTTTTTAGGTAATGGTCGTTCATTGACTGTTTAAATGTTTAGCAAAAATAATGTCTAATTAATTATCTTTAAAAGTATTCACCAATTTATCCAGATTTAAACTTCTCGCGGAAGCATCAAAAATTTCACGATAGGTTCCGTTGATTTGTACCAACTCATCATGCGTTCCGCTTTCTACCACTCTTCCTTTTTTCATCACATAAATTTTATCCGAATCCAAAATCTGGGATAAGGAGTGAGAAATAATAATCACGGTTCTCCCCTCTTTTATGGCATCCAAAGAATTTTTAATCTGTTCAGTCGCAATGGCATCCAGACTTGCGGTGGGTTCATCAAGAAAAATAATCGGTGGATTTTTTAGAAATAATCTGGCAATGGCAATCCTCTGTTGTTGTCCTCCCGAAAGTTGAGTGGCATCATGCTTATATTTCTCGGGTAAATCCAGAATTTGCTCATGAAGATAG from Chryseobacterium camelliae includes these protein-coding regions:
- the speB gene encoding agmatinase, which produces MKTYAGIPEENASLENSKVMLVTVPYDGTSTWGKGADKGPELFLDASENMELYDIETQTEPYLEGVYLAGEVSENSSPEAMTEAVYQKTKELLNHDGKLFTLFGGEHSVSIGSIRAVGEKFENLTVLQLDAHTDLRPEFHGSTSNHACAVFEANQKHNLVQVGIRSMDIEEAEYLPEGRVFFAHEIANNENWVNDVLEKVSGNVYITIDLDAFDPAIAPSTGTPEPGGLQWYPTLELLRKVFEKCNVVAFDIVELMDSAYAKPSAFLAAKLYYKMLAYYHINQD
- a CDS encoding DinB family protein, giving the protein MTTTATITKQFMTTEQLLEHWQGHRNLTRRVIEAFPEKELFEFSVGGMRPFAKLAVELISIGGPALKGIVDKNMEAYNEEGFAPKTKEDILKKWDEETEVINHYFTQISEERFQETFNLFGQYEFPVYQNILYFVDNEIHHRGQGYVYLRALGIEPPFFWERF
- a CDS encoding arginine decarboxylase — encoded protein: MKIKYSELIDQTLYFPTEEFNVSENNLLFHDIPLMDVVEKFGTPLKISYLPRISQNIQKAKSWFREAFEKTEYKKNYRYCYCTKSSHFKFVLEEALKNDISIETSSAYDMDIVKSLYKEGKVTKDIEVICNGFKTDDYLAKISDMINSGFENITPILDNYRELDKLTESIDTTFDIGIRIASEEEPKFEFYTSRLGIGYKDIIPYYSQKIAEHPNARLKMLHFFINTGIKDTAYYWNELYKCLRVYARLKKIAPEVNSLNIGGGFPIKTSLQFDYDYQYMVEEIVSQIKKFCEEEGVEEPNIYTEFGSFTVGESGANIYKIISQKRQNDREKWNMIDSSFMTTLPDTWAISRHFIMLPLNRWEDTYERVFLGGLTCDSDDYYNSEQHTNAIYLPVFSDTKPLYIGFFHTGAYQETIGGYGGVHHCLMPQPRHVLIQKDENGELQYEIFREKQEPEDVLKLLGY
- a CDS encoding HAD family hydrolase — translated: MPLKAVLFDMDGVIVDTEPLHRKAYFKTFDELEIAVSEDLYTSFTGASTKRVCETLIHQFDLDQTHETIATIKRTHFKDYFYNDDEFDLIPGVRELIQHYHENGITLILASSATMTTINMVFEKFGLEKYFSGKISGADLKESKPHPEVFLLAAEMSGEPVENCMVIEDSTNGILAAHRAKIFCAAYRSPHSKNQDYTLADTVISDYEDLQLDKISKYF
- a CDS encoding bifunctional helix-turn-helix domain-containing protein/methylated-DNA--[protein]-cysteine S-methyltransferase → MSTQNHIDYERIAKAIDYIRSNFKLQPSLEEVAEKIHLSPAHFQKMFSDWAGTSPKKFLQFISLEHAKNLLKEEKASLFDTAYETGFSSTSRLHDLFVNIEGMSPAEYKNGGKSLHINYSFSESPFGNVIAASTEKGICYLAFENDKNKALGDLQLKFPNASFFKRLDEFQSNALSIFNKDWTKLNTIKLHLKGTDFQLKVWESLLTIPMGKLSTYGSLAEKIGNPNASRAVGTAIGSNPVAFLIPCHRVIQSSGNMGGYRWGSERKQLIVGWESSQIYS
- a CDS encoding thiamine diphosphokinase — protein: MKDKALLFINGDAPKSFPNPDEYGLIACTDGAFHYLKALGFPINKLNFISGDFDSHSGSDENIYEDKFIYTPDQEKTDFHKALEIILEKGFKNVDVLGGSGGEQDHFLGNLTVAFGFKDQLNIKFYDEFSEYYFVPKSFSVKEVKNKMISLYPFPLAENITTKGLNWPLTSGSLNITSRIGTRNFAVEDEVSIEYEKGDLLIFIGKNYL
- a CDS encoding cob(I)yrinic acid a,c-diamide adenosyltransferase; protein product: MKIYTKTGDKGQTALYGGTRVSKASARVDSYGNIDELNSFIGIAKSHIEDQEVLRQLKKIQFDLFTVGSEAATPVDKLMLANGKSRLPIIISETEIEELENWMDAFDEKLEPLQYFILPGGGKAATFLHAARTICRRAERSLVFLNESEEVRPELIKYLNRLSDYLFVLARYISKINNEPEEYWNPNER
- a CDS encoding helix-turn-helix transcriptional regulator; protein product: MNDHYLKKLDRVTAILTQLQSKSIVRAQDLAEKFDVSVRTIYRDVKTLENAGIPIVGEAGSGYSLMDGYKLPPVMFTKEEVLSFITAEKLMQKFSHQSLGSHYQTAMEKVRSVLKYSDRNLIQNIEKQIDIFQYHAKTEDTIKDVIPTILESIAEKRQLTIEYKTVDDKVSTRTIEAVGVFFEFNYWYIMAFCTLRNDFRQFRVDRILQISKTQNPFLQEYGQINEYRKSSNGNKTTVRLLVEKKIMGHLVNSKKYYGLVEEVDTENGVELTFETEWIKDGFPRWLITFADYATILEPEDLKDKLKDLLIKISGKHQ
- a CDS encoding tyrosine-protein phosphatase; protein product: MKSIIKISFVLIVSVCVLSCKAQNFSVPEYGKETAQKDIAIKKVHNFRVVDHIKNAEGRTLKEGKIYRSGHLHQLKKKSFDKLESLGIKKIIDLRNSKEIAQKPDHLPNGIIYKNYSAFEDEGDQLDQAKKLVLKGKVNGSDADKRMLDFYKDYVAENPETIKKIITEILDSDHPILYHCTAGKDRTGIITALILTILKFDKKTIYNDYLLSNHYRDKLVQKRLGLANNLHFLYPKMDIKVLEKLSWVEKEYLDAAFNEINIKYGSADAYIQQVLGISENKRQEYIQKFTY